In uncultured Cohaesibacter sp., a genomic segment contains:
- a CDS encoding NADH:ubiquinone reductase (Na(+)-transporting) subunit B, with the protein MGLRNFFDSIEPHFHKGGKLERYFALYEMVESFIYTPRMVTRAAPHARDDIDLKRVMSYVVIATFPCVLMALYNTGYQTNSAIASMGLSEVAGWRAWVINLLGIGFDPNSIFANLVHGLLYFLPIYIFTLAAGGIVEVIFAIVRGHEINEGFFVTSMLYALIVPASTPLWMVSIGIIFGVLMGKEVFGGTGKNFLNPALVGRAFLYFAYPAAMSGDAIWTPVDGFTGATALGAAALHGTQALNDMGLTWWDAFIGIMQGSMGETSALACLIGGVVLVYTRIANWRLIAGCVAGTVVFSAMFNLIGSDTNPMFAMPFWWHMVLGGWAFGLVFMVTEPVSAAQTNPGRFWYGFLIGFMVIMIRVVNPAFPEGMMLAILFGNIFAPLIDYFVVRANIKRRAARNA; encoded by the coding sequence TTGGGTCTGCGCAATTTCTTCGACAGCATTGAGCCGCATTTCCATAAAGGCGGCAAGCTGGAACGGTATTTCGCCCTTTACGAAATGGTGGAATCCTTCATCTATACGCCAAGGATGGTGACCCGTGCCGCGCCACACGCGCGAGACGACATCGACCTGAAGCGTGTCATGTCCTATGTGGTGATCGCCACATTCCCCTGTGTTCTGATGGCTCTTTATAATACCGGCTATCAGACCAACTCTGCCATTGCCAGCATGGGCTTGTCCGAGGTCGCCGGATGGCGCGCCTGGGTGATCAACCTGCTCGGTATCGGCTTTGATCCGAACAGCATCTTCGCCAATCTGGTGCATGGTCTGCTCTACTTCCTGCCGATCTACATCTTCACGTTGGCCGCAGGCGGCATCGTGGAAGTGATCTTCGCCATCGTGCGTGGGCATGAGATCAACGAAGGCTTCTTCGTGACCTCCATGCTCTATGCCCTGATCGTTCCTGCCTCCACCCCGCTGTGGATGGTCTCTATCGGCATCATCTTCGGCGTGCTGATGGGCAAGGAAGTATTCGGCGGCACCGGCAAGAACTTCCTCAACCCTGCTCTGGTCGGTCGTGCCTTCCTCTACTTCGCCTATCCGGCAGCCATGTCCGGTGATGCGATCTGGACCCCGGTTGACGGCTTCACCGGCGCTACCGCGCTGGGTGCTGCTGCTCTGCACGGAACACAGGCACTGAACGACATGGGTTTGACCTGGTGGGATGCCTTCATCGGCATCATGCAGGGCTCCATGGGTGAAACGTCGGCTCTGGCCTGCCTCATCGGCGGCGTCGTGCTGGTCTATACCCGCATCGCCAACTGGCGTCTGATCGCTGGCTGCGTTGCCGGTACCGTCGTTTTCTCGGCAATGTTCAATCTGATCGGCTCTGACACCAACCCGATGTTTGCCATGCCTTTCTGGTGGCACATGGTGCTCGGTGGCTGGGCATTCGGTCTGGTCTTCATGGTTACGGAACCTGTTTCCGCTGCCCAGACCAACCCGGGTCGCTTCTGGTACGGTTTCCTGATCGGCTTCATGGTCATCATGATCCGCGTCGTCAACCCGGCTTTCCCGGAAGGCATGATGCTCGCGATCCTGTTCGGCAACATCTTTGCGCCGCTTATCGACTATTTCGTGGTGCGCGCCAACATCAAGCGGAGGGCTGCTCGCAATGCCTGA
- the nqrF gene encoding NADH:ubiquinone reductase (Na(+)-transporting) subunit F, protein MEEFALGITFFILIVLALVFLILFARSRLVSTGNVNITINGERTISVPAGGKLLGALASQKIFVASACGGGGTCAQCRCKVFEGGGSILPTEEAHITKREAKEGARLSCQVAVKQDMKIEVPEEVFGVKKWECTVRSNDNVATFIKNLVLELPAGEHVHFRAGGYIQIAAPAHEVSYKDFDVAEEYREDWDKFNLWQYVSKVDEPIERAYSMANYPEEEGIIMLNVRIASPPPGQPNVPPGQMSSYIFNLKPGDKVTISGPFGEFFARDTKREMVFVGGGAGMAPMRSHIFDQLKRIKTDRKITFWYGARSKREMFFVEDFDQLAAENPNFTWHVALSDALPDDNWTGYTGFIHNVLYEQYLRDHEAPEDCEYYMCGPPIMNQSVINMLLDLGVDREDIMLDDFGG, encoded by the coding sequence ATGGAAGAGTTTGCCCTTGGCATCACGTTCTTTATTCTGATCGTTCTTGCGCTGGTATTCCTCATCCTGTTTGCGCGGAGCCGTCTGGTTTCCACGGGTAACGTGAATATCACCATCAACGGCGAGCGGACCATTTCCGTTCCCGCCGGTGGCAAGTTGCTTGGCGCACTGGCGAGCCAGAAGATTTTCGTGGCGTCTGCCTGTGGCGGTGGTGGCACCTGTGCTCAGTGCCGGTGCAAGGTCTTCGAAGGCGGCGGGTCCATCCTGCCGACCGAAGAAGCGCACATCACCAAGCGCGAAGCCAAGGAAGGCGCTCGCCTTTCTTGTCAGGTTGCCGTCAAACAGGACATGAAGATCGAAGTGCCTGAAGAGGTCTTCGGCGTCAAGAAATGGGAATGCACGGTGCGGTCCAACGACAACGTTGCGACCTTCATCAAAAATCTGGTGCTCGAACTGCCAGCAGGTGAACATGTTCACTTCCGCGCCGGTGGTTACATCCAGATTGCTGCTCCGGCTCATGAAGTGTCCTACAAGGACTTCGACGTTGCCGAGGAATATCGCGAAGACTGGGACAAGTTCAATCTGTGGCAGTATGTCTCCAAGGTTGATGAGCCCATCGAACGTGCTTATTCCATGGCCAACTATCCCGAAGAAGAGGGCATCATCATGCTCAACGTACGTATCGCGTCGCCTCCTCCGGGGCAGCCGAACGTACCTCCGGGACAGATGTCCTCCTATATCTTTAACCTGAAGCCAGGTGACAAGGTCACGATTTCCGGTCCGTTCGGCGAGTTCTTCGCCCGCGACACCAAGAGGGAAATGGTCTTTGTCGGTGGTGGCGCCGGTATGGCTCCGATGCGTTCACACATCTTCGATCAGCTCAAGCGGATCAAGACCGATCGCAAGATCACCTTCTGGTATGGTGCCCGCTCCAAGCGCGAAATGTTCTTCGTGGAAGATTTCGATCAGCTGGCAGCAGAAAATCCGAACTTCACATGGCATGTTGCCCTGTCGGATGCTCTGCCGGATGACAACTGGACCGGTTACACCGGCTTCATTCACAACGTCCTTTACGAACAATACCTGCGTGATCACGAAGCTCCGGAAGACTGCGAATACTACATGTGCGGTCCTCCGATCATGAACCAGTCCGTGATCAACATGTTGCTTGATCTGGGCGTTGATCGCGAAGACATCATGCTCGACGACTTCGGCGGCTAA
- a CDS encoding L-serine ammonia-lyase, producing MFLSIFDIFKIGIGPSSSHTMGPMNAAVQFMDDLRAGRFMGVSADQVRRVGCSLHGSLAFTGKGHATDRAVILGLIGYRPETLDPDAAEAEEARVREEKFIEPEGFPRLRFHPDEDLVFDYGPPLPGHANGMRLFAYGEGNRQLATVTYYSIGGGFIVTASEMEEKISHKPDALHQAQAEAGYPYPFGSASEMLAMGQRSGLSIAAMKRANEEVSLSREALDAGIERIWQAMQSAMNRGLARDGVLPGGLKVKRRARHIHQQLLGAHGNNMPMPHQVNDWLSCYAMAVNEENAAGGRVVTAPTNGAAGVVPSVLRYYRDHCPGSSDDGITTFLLTAAAIGGLIKHNASISGAEAGCQAEVGSAAAMAAAGLCAALGGSNEQIENAAEIALEHHLGMTCDPVKGLVQVPCIERNGLGAIKAVSAASLALYGDGSHFMPLDNCIETLRETGRDMDEKYKETSLGGLAVNLPEC from the coding sequence ATGTTCCTTTCCATCTTCGACATCTTCAAGATCGGCATCGGCCCGTCCTCGTCGCACACCATGGGGCCGATGAATGCGGCAGTTCAATTCATGGACGATCTCAGGGCCGGGCGGTTCATGGGCGTATCCGCCGATCAGGTAAGGCGCGTGGGATGCTCGCTGCATGGCTCGCTGGCCTTTACCGGCAAGGGCCATGCGACGGACCGCGCCGTCATCCTCGGCCTCATCGGCTACCGGCCGGAAACTCTGGACCCGGACGCCGCCGAGGCTGAGGAAGCACGGGTGCGCGAGGAGAAATTCATTGAACCGGAGGGCTTCCCACGCCTGCGCTTCCATCCGGATGAAGATCTGGTCTTCGATTATGGCCCGCCCCTTCCGGGCCACGCCAACGGCATGCGGCTGTTCGCCTATGGCGAGGGCAACCGCCAGCTCGCCACCGTGACCTATTATTCCATTGGCGGCGGCTTCATCGTCACCGCCAGCGAGATGGAAGAAAAGATCAGCCACAAACCGGACGCCCTGCATCAGGCTCAGGCCGAGGCTGGCTATCCCTACCCCTTCGGCTCGGCATCGGAAATGCTGGCGATGGGCCAGCGCTCGGGCCTTTCCATTGCAGCGATGAAGCGGGCCAATGAAGAAGTCAGCCTCAGCCGCGAAGCCCTTGATGCAGGCATTGAACGCATTTGGCAAGCGATGCAGTCGGCGATGAACCGCGGGCTCGCGCGGGATGGAGTTTTGCCCGGCGGGCTCAAGGTCAAACGGCGGGCCCGACATATTCACCAGCAGCTCCTTGGTGCGCATGGCAACAACATGCCAATGCCGCATCAGGTCAATGACTGGCTGAGCTGCTACGCGATGGCAGTCAATGAGGAGAACGCGGCAGGCGGTCGGGTTGTCACGGCACCAACCAATGGAGCGGCGGGTGTTGTTCCCTCCGTGCTACGCTATTATCGCGATCATTGCCCCGGCTCCAGCGACGACGGCATCACGACCTTCCTGCTGACAGCGGCAGCCATTGGCGGCCTCATCAAGCACAATGCCTCCATATCGGGTGCAGAGGCCGGATGTCAGGCTGAAGTGGGCTCCGCTGCGGCCATGGCGGCTGCTGGCCTGTGCGCGGCTCTGGGAGGCAGCAACGAGCAGATCGAGAATGCCGCCGAGATAGCCCTTGAACATCACCTTGGCATGACCTGCGATCCGGTCAAGGGCCTTGTGCAGGTGCCTTGCATCGAGCGAAATGGCCTTGGCGCCATCAAGGCGGTGTCCGCTGCCTCTCTCGCCCTATACGGCGATGGCTCCCATTTCATGCCTCTGGACAACTGCATAGAAACCCTGAGGGAAACCGGCCGTGACATGGACGAGAAATACAAGGAGACGTCGCTCGGCGGGTTGGCCGTCAATCTGCCGGAGTGTTAG
- the gcvP gene encoding aminomethyl-transferring glycine dehydrogenase, giving the protein MTFKLTDYEAYDFANRRHIGPSPSEMAEMLKVIGFTTLDELIDATVPASIRQKEPLRFGGALTEGDTLHHMRQVASKNKLLTSLIGQGYYGTTTPPVILRNILENPAWYTAYTPYQPEISQGRLEALLNFQTMVSDLTGLEIANASLLDEATAAAEAMTMAQRASKSKSNVFFVDENCHPQNIAVIQTRAEPLGITVKVAAPEDLDASEVFGAIFQYPGTHGHVRDFTGAMEALHANKALGIVIADPLALALLKSPGEMGADIAVGSTQRFGVPLGYGGPHAAYMSCRDAFKRSMPGRIIGVTIDSHGRKAYRLALQTREQHIRREKANSNVCTAQALLAVIASMYAVYHGPDGIKAIAQYVHRKTVRLVDGLEKLGFKPEPDVFFDTITVEVGALQGVIMNAAIANGINLRKVGTSKIGISLDEQTRPETVEAVWKSFGGELTYGAFEHEREQDIPYRLPTANLRSTDYLTHPIFHLNRAEAEITRYMRRLADRDLALDRAMIPLGSCTMKLNATIEMIPITWPEFANLHPFVPDDQALGYKEMIEDLNNKLCLVTGYDAISQQPNSGAQGEYAGLITIRNYHIANGQGHRNVCLIPTSAHGTNPASAHMAGWDVVVVKSAENGDIDVDDFRAKAEKHSANLAACMITYPSTHGVFEETVQDVCAITHQHGGQVYIDGANMNAMVGLSRPGDIGGDVSHLNLHKTFCIPHGGGGPGMGPIGVKAHLAPYLPGHPERNAAIGPVSAAPFGSPSILPVSWAYCLLMGGAGLTQATKVAILNANYIAASLKGAYDILYKSETGRVAHECILETRPLKDSCGVTVDDIAKRLMDNGFHAPTMSFPVPGTLMVEPTESEPKAELDRFIAAMLDIRREAQDIEDGKIDKDNNPLKNAPHTVRDLVGEWDRPYSRKQGCFPAGAFEIDKYWPPVNRVDNAYGDRHLICTCPPVDAYAEDE; this is encoded by the coding sequence ATGACCTTCAAACTGACCGATTATGAAGCCTATGATTTTGCCAACCGACGCCATATCGGTCCGTCTCCCTCCGAGATGGCCGAAATGCTCAAGGTCATCGGCTTTACCACCCTCGACGAGCTGATCGATGCGACAGTTCCCGCTTCCATCCGCCAGAAGGAGCCGCTGCGCTTCGGCGGTGCGCTGACCGAGGGCGACACCCTGCACCACATGCGCCAGGTTGCCTCCAAGAACAAGTTGCTGACCTCGCTGATCGGTCAGGGCTATTATGGCACCACCACGCCACCGGTGATCCTCCGGAACATCCTTGAAAACCCGGCATGGTACACCGCCTACACGCCTTATCAGCCGGAAATCAGTCAGGGGCGTCTGGAAGCCCTGCTCAACTTCCAGACCATGGTCTCCGACCTCACTGGTCTTGAAATTGCCAACGCATCCCTGCTTGATGAAGCCACTGCTGCGGCCGAGGCCATGACCATGGCGCAGCGGGCTTCAAAGTCAAAGTCCAACGTCTTCTTCGTTGACGAAAACTGCCACCCGCAGAATATTGCCGTGATCCAGACTCGCGCCGAGCCGCTGGGCATCACGGTCAAGGTCGCCGCTCCAGAAGACCTCGACGCCTCCGAGGTGTTCGGTGCGATCTTCCAGTATCCGGGCACCCACGGCCATGTGCGCGATTTCACCGGCGCCATGGAAGCTCTGCATGCCAACAAGGCGCTCGGCATCGTGATTGCCGATCCGCTGGCGCTGGCGTTGCTCAAATCCCCGGGCGAGATGGGCGCCGACATCGCCGTCGGCTCTACCCAGCGCTTCGGCGTGCCTCTCGGCTACGGCGGCCCGCATGCTGCCTACATGTCCTGCCGCGACGCATTCAAGCGCTCCATGCCGGGCCGTATCATCGGCGTGACCATCGACAGCCATGGCCGCAAGGCCTATCGCCTTGCCCTTCAGACCCGTGAACAGCATATCCGCCGTGAGAAGGCCAACTCCAACGTCTGCACCGCGCAGGCGCTGCTGGCGGTCATCGCTTCGATGTATGCGGTCTATCACGGTCCGGATGGCATCAAGGCGATTGCGCAATATGTCCATCGCAAGACCGTGCGACTGGTTGACGGTCTCGAAAAGCTCGGCTTCAAGCCTGAGCCGGATGTGTTCTTTGACACCATTACTGTGGAAGTCGGCGCACTGCAGGGTGTCATCATGAATGCCGCCATTGCCAATGGCATCAACCTGCGCAAGGTCGGCACCAGCAAGATCGGCATCAGCCTTGACGAGCAGACCCGCCCGGAAACCGTGGAAGCGGTCTGGAAGAGCTTTGGCGGCGAGCTGACCTATGGCGCGTTCGAGCATGAGCGCGAGCAGGACATTCCCTATCGCCTGCCGACGGCCAACCTGCGCTCGACCGACTATCTGACGCATCCGATCTTCCATCTCAACCGCGCCGAGGCCGAGATCACCCGCTACATGCGGCGCCTGGCCGACCGCGATCTGGCGCTGGACCGGGCGATGATTCCGCTTGGATCCTGCACCATGAAGCTCAACGCGACCATCGAGATGATCCCCATCACCTGGCCGGAATTTGCCAACCTGCACCCCTTCGTGCCGGACGATCAGGCGCTGGGCTACAAGGAAATGATCGAGGATCTCAACAACAAGCTCTGTCTGGTCACGGGCTATGATGCCATCTCCCAGCAGCCGAACTCCGGCGCACAGGGCGAATATGCCGGTCTCATCACCATTCGCAACTACCACATTGCCAATGGTCAGGGGCATCGCAATGTCTGCCTGATCCCGACCTCTGCCCACGGCACCAACCCGGCATCGGCCCACATGGCCGGCTGGGACGTGGTTGTGGTCAAATCGGCCGAGAATGGCGATATTGACGTGGACGACTTCCGCGCCAAAGCCGAAAAGCACAGTGCCAATCTCGCGGCCTGCATGATCACCTACCCTTCGACCCACGGCGTGTTCGAGGAAACGGTGCAGGACGTCTGCGCCATCACCCACCAGCATGGCGGTCAGGTCTACATCGACGGGGCCAACATGAACGCCATGGTCGGCCTGTCCCGTCCTGGCGACATCGGCGGTGACGTCAGCCACCTCAACCTGCACAAGACCTTCTGCATTCCCCATGGTGGTGGCGGTCCGGGCATGGGCCCGATCGGCGTCAAGGCCCATCTCGCCCCTTACCTGCCCGGCCATCCGGAACGCAATGCGGCCATCGGTCCGGTGTCTGCGGCGCCGTTCGGCTCGCCATCGATCCTGCCAGTCAGCTGGGCCTATTGCCTATTGATGGGCGGTGCCGGTCTGACGCAGGCCACCAAGGTGGCGATCCTCAACGCCAACTATATCGCAGCCAGCCTCAAGGGTGCCTACGATATCCTCTACAAGTCCGAGACTGGCCGGGTGGCCCATGAATGCATTCTGGAAACCCGCCCGCTCAAGGACAGCTGCGGCGTGACCGTTGACGATATTGCCAAGCGTCTGATGGACAACGGCTTCCACGCGCCGACCATGAGCTTCCCGGTACCGGGCACGCTGATGGTCGAGCCGACCGAATCCGAACCCAAGGCCGAACTGGACCGCTTCATTGCGGCCATGCTCGACATTCGCCGCGAGGCTCAGGATATCGAGGACGGCAAGATCGACAAGGACAACAATCCGCTCAAGAACGCCCCGCACACGGTACGCGATCTTGTCGGCGAGTGGGATCGGCCCTACTCCCGCAAGCAGGGATGTTTCCCGGCGGGTGCCTTCGAGATCGACAAATACTGGCCGCCGGTCAACCGCGTCGACAACGCCTATGGCGACCGCCACCTCATCTGCACCTGCCCACCGGTGGATGCCTATGCGGAAGATGAATAG
- a CDS encoding GFA family protein, translated as MIKPGHTYNAACHCGSIKYRVTLSKGDKPPRRCTCSICRMRGAAAVSTPLDGIEFLEGKEFLTLYQFGTMTAEHYFCSKCGIYTHHKRRSNPDEYGINVACIEGVSPFDFDEIPVHDGVNHPRDNAGKARLAGILRYERFDE; from the coding sequence TTGATAAAGCCGGGACACACTTACAACGCCGCCTGCCATTGCGGCAGCATCAAATACAGGGTTACCCTTTCCAAGGGCGACAAGCCACCGCGCCGCTGCACCTGCTCCATATGCCGGATGCGCGGGGCAGCCGCCGTTTCGACTCCGCTGGATGGCATCGAGTTTCTGGAAGGGAAAGAGTTCCTCACCCTTTATCAATTCGGCACCATGACGGCGGAGCACTATTTCTGCTCGAAATGCGGCATCTACACCCATCACAAGCGCCGCTCCAATCCGGACGAATATGGTATCAACGTCGCCTGCATAGAGGGCGTCAGCCCGTTCGACTTTGACGAAATCCCGGTTCATGACGGTGTCAACCATCCGCGAGACAATGCCGGCAAGGCGCGGTTGGCAGGCATCTTGCGCTACGAACGGTTTGATGAATAA
- a CDS encoding NADH:ubiquinone reductase (Na(+)-transporting) subunit D, which translates to MAEHKNSMLIDPLVDNNPITLQVLGICSALAVTSSLKVAFVMALSVTLVTAFSNLFISMIRNHIPNSIRIIAQMVIIASLVILVDQILRAYAFEISKTLSVFVGLIITNCIVMGRAEAYAMKNPPIASFLDGIGNGLGYSFILLLVGIVRELFGSGSLFGITILKTVNNGGWYVPNGLLLLPPSAFFIIGMIIWIFRTWKPEQVEARDFSIIKQEGGH; encoded by the coding sequence ATGGCTGAGCACAAGAATAGTATGTTGATCGACCCGTTGGTCGATAATAACCCGATCACACTGCAGGTTCTGGGCATCTGTTCCGCTCTTGCTGTGACCTCGTCCCTGAAAGTGGCATTCGTGATGGCCTTGTCGGTTACGCTGGTGACAGCGTTCTCCAACCTGTTCATCTCGATGATCCGCAACCACATCCCGAACAGCATCCGCATCATCGCGCAGATGGTCATCATCGCATCGCTGGTGATCCTGGTTGACCAGATCCTCCGGGCCTATGCCTTCGAGATTTCGAAAACCCTGTCGGTTTTCGTCGGTCTGATCATCACCAACTGTATCGTGATGGGTCGTGCAGAAGCCTATGCCATGAAGAACCCGCCGATTGCCAGCTTCCTGGATGGTATCGGGAACGGCCTTGGCTATTCCTTCATCCTGCTGCTGGTTGGCATCGTGCGTGAACTCTTCGGTTCAGGCTCGCTGTTCGGCATCACCATCCTGAAGACCGTCAACAACGGTGGCTGGTATGTGCCAAATGGCCTGTTGCTGTTGCCGCCGAGCGCCTTCTTCATCATCGGCATGATCATCTGGATCTTCCGTACCTGGAAGCCGGAGCAGGTGGAAGCACGTGACTTCTCCATCATTAAACAAGAGGGAGGCCACTAA
- a CDS encoding Na(+)-translocating NADH-quinone reductase subunit C produces MPEATDKKLGPWGRFLATPADNPVKTVIVAVALCLFCSMIVSAAAVALRPVQAENKVLDKRRNILEVAGLYQPGVNINKTFNEKVEARLVDIETGKFSDAADPATYDQRRAAKDPAESIKPAEDIASIGRQAKLASVYLIRDDAGAIDKIILPVHGYGLWSTMYGFVALKADGNEVAGFQFYEQGETPGLGAEVDNPRWRALWPGKKIYGDDGSVKISVAKGAPTAATADYHIDSLAGATLTSRGVDNLIHFWMGDQGFKRFLDNLKEGTA; encoded by the coding sequence ATGCCTGAGGCAACAGATAAGAAACTTGGTCCATGGGGACGTTTTCTGGCGACGCCAGCAGACAATCCTGTGAAGACGGTTATCGTCGCTGTCGCTCTTTGTCTGTTCTGTTCCATGATCGTGTCGGCCGCTGCCGTGGCTCTGAGACCCGTTCAGGCAGAAAACAAGGTGCTCGACAAGCGTCGTAACATTCTCGAGGTCGCCGGCCTTTATCAGCCGGGTGTCAACATCAACAAGACCTTCAACGAGAAGGTAGAGGCTCGCCTCGTGGATATCGAGACCGGCAAATTCTCTGATGCTGCCGATCCCGCAACCTACGACCAGCGCCGCGCCGCCAAGGATCCTGCCGAGTCGATCAAACCGGCAGAGGATATCGCCAGCATTGGCCGTCAGGCCAAACTTGCATCGGTTTATCTGATCCGTGACGACGCTGGTGCAATCGACAAGATCATCCTGCCGGTACATGGCTATGGTCTTTGGTCCACGATGTACGGCTTTGTCGCTCTCAAGGCTGACGGTAACGAAGTTGCCGGCTTCCAGTTCTATGAACAGGGCGAAACCCCGGGTCTTGGTGCCGAGGTTGACAATCCCCGCTGGAGAGCTCTCTGGCCGGGCAAGAAGATCTATGGCGATGATGGCAGCGTGAAAATTTCCGTTGCCAAAGGAGCTCCGACAGCAGCCACCGCCGACTATCATATCGACAGTCTGGCCGGTGCGACGCTGACCAGCCGTGGTGTTGACAACCTGATCCATTTCTGGATGGGCGACCAGGGCTTCAAGCGCTTCCTTGATAACCTCAAAGAAGGGACTGCCTAA
- a CDS encoding GntR family transcriptional regulator, with product MKKNGYQEIKENIAAMIRSKEWPPGYLLPSEIDLAAQFDCARATVNRALTELADEQMIDRRRKAGSRVRDGSERIINLKFQFPCREVTSAGKAHKYVSLKCEACALPEELQDKGSSGEALKLEGVHYANNEPFQFEQTWIRRDAYAEREGEMPDHSAPCLKLLQKSPYFHGRMAISVARATSKEARYLGVRVGDPLLIKDLVLTEGHGGTPVARMRMSYRANYTIDSTF from the coding sequence GTGAAAAAGAACGGCTATCAGGAGATCAAGGAAAATATCGCGGCCATGATCCGCAGCAAGGAGTGGCCTCCGGGCTATCTGCTGCCTTCGGAGATCGATCTTGCGGCGCAATTTGACTGCGCCAGAGCAACGGTCAACCGCGCTTTGACCGAGCTGGCGGATGAACAGATGATTGATCGCAGGCGCAAGGCTGGAAGCCGAGTGCGTGACGGCAGCGAGCGGATCATCAATCTGAAGTTCCAGTTTCCCTGTCGTGAAGTGACATCTGCGGGCAAGGCCCACAAATATGTCTCACTCAAGTGTGAAGCGTGCGCCTTGCCTGAGGAGCTTCAGGATAAGGGCTCCTCTGGTGAGGCTCTCAAGCTGGAGGGGGTGCATTATGCCAACAATGAGCCATTCCAGTTTGAACAGACCTGGATCCGCCGTGATGCTTATGCAGAGAGAGAAGGGGAGATGCCGGACCATTCTGCGCCCTGTCTGAAGCTTTTGCAGAAAAGCCCGTATTTTCACGGCAGAATGGCCATTTCCGTTGCTCGGGCGACGTCCAAGGAGGCCAGATATCTCGGGGTCAGGGTCGGAGATCCGTTGTTGATCAAGGATCTGGTTCTGACCGAAGGCCACGGCGGTACGCCCGTTGCCCGCATGCGAATGAGCTATCGAGCTAACTACACGATTGACAGCACCTTCTAG
- the nqrE gene encoding NADH:ubiquinone reductase (Na(+)-transporting) subunit E, producing the protein MEGLISLAVKAIFLENLALSFFLGMCTFLAVSKKVETAIGLGISVTVVQAITVPANNLILHFLLADGALSWLGIENVDLTFIGLISYIGVIAAIVQILEMFLDRFVPSLYNALGIFLPLITVNCAIMGGSLFMVERDYTFAESSVYGVASGLGWALAITAMAGVREKLKYSDVPAGLQGLGVTFITAGLMAMGFMAFSGVKL; encoded by the coding sequence ATGGAAGGTCTCATTTCACTCGCAGTCAAGGCGATCTTTCTTGAGAACCTTGCCCTGTCCTTCTTCCTTGGCATGTGTACCTTCCTTGCCGTTTCCAAGAAGGTTGAAACTGCAATCGGTCTGGGCATCTCCGTTACGGTCGTTCAGGCCATTACGGTTCCTGCCAACAACCTGATCCTGCATTTCCTGCTGGCCGATGGCGCCCTGTCATGGCTCGGCATTGAAAATGTGGATCTGACCTTCATCGGTCTGATCTCCTATATCGGCGTTATCGCCGCTATCGTTCAGATCCTTGAAATGTTCCTCGACCGCTTTGTTCCGTCGCTTTACAACGCTCTGGGTATCTTCCTGCCGCTGATCACGGTGAACTGCGCCATCATGGGTGGTTCGCTGTTCATGGTGGAACGCGACTATACCTTCGCAGAAAGCTCCGTCTACGGCGTGGCTTCCGGCCTTGGCTGGGCGTTGGCGATCACTGCCATGGCTGGTGTTCGTGAGAAGCTGAAATATTCCGATGTGCCGGCCGGGCTTCAGGGCCTTGGCGTCACATTCATCACCGCAGGGTTGATGGCCATGGGCTTCATGGCTTTCTCCGGCGTGAAGCTGTAA